In one window of Deltaproteobacteria bacterium DNA:
- a CDS encoding diguanylate cyclase, translating to MNDQRIKVVLGENPETSDGSVKRILEKRNAILFPCSDGLEAIRICFSKGPDLIILDADLPCMNGYQCSRVLKHDALTRDIPILHLGTSATPLDRYWSRVCQADGYLRLPAEESELETAIEGALHRGTPRRRLLPRVSLVSGLEDRDIISLATHLLEHDLLMSSVLNEINRIEDRSGSSKELIASLLAIIHSLFPFSYGAALLMFEKHTELYMRPGGDHGSSLPERIQSLIRDHLRDRHGCFLKPDNVTTVFIDPAPGEALGSNSGDVFLHTRTRGPVRSVLAFENLNPETLPREEQDVLHLALETAHSVMEKKILSITTQELSVIDETTRGYSMMFFKEVLGRELANARRNHFPVTLFTLFISNFGDLIAGLSPEDRPGLLESIHGAILQSMRKSDIIARLSQADFVFLLTYTSRENAAIPAARVKAKIVEDVAEVCPGLGPLVISMGVSEFDPDRHPTPEAFLNEGMPGKSPALNGDPSLSERNPAGEIG from the coding sequence ATGAATGATCAAAGAATCAAGGTGGTGTTGGGGGAGAATCCGGAGACCTCGGATGGATCGGTGAAGAGGATTCTGGAAAAACGGAACGCCATCCTTTTTCCCTGCAGCGACGGCCTGGAGGCAATCCGTATCTGTTTCTCCAAAGGACCGGACCTGATCATTCTGGACGCAGATCTTCCCTGCATGAACGGCTACCAATGCTCCCGCGTACTCAAGCATGACGCCCTGACCCGTGACATCCCCATTCTCCACCTGGGGACCTCCGCAACTCCCCTGGACCGTTACTGGAGCAGGGTCTGTCAGGCTGATGGATACCTGCGCCTGCCTGCGGAGGAGAGTGAACTGGAGACCGCCATTGAGGGGGCGTTGCACCGGGGAACCCCCCGTCGCAGGCTCCTCCCTCGGGTAAGCCTCGTCTCGGGATTGGAAGACCGGGACATCATCAGCCTGGCGACCCACCTTCTGGAGCATGACCTGCTCATGTCGAGCGTCCTGAACGAGATAAATCGAATAGAGGATCGGTCCGGCTCTTCCAAGGAGCTGATTGCTTCCTTGTTGGCCATCATCCACTCCCTGTTTCCCTTTTCCTATGGCGCAGCACTGCTGATGTTTGAAAAGCATACCGAACTGTACATGCGCCCGGGGGGGGACCATGGATCGAGTCTGCCTGAAAGGATCCAATCCCTCATTAGAGACCATCTGCGAGACCGGCACGGGTGTTTTCTCAAACCGGACAATGTCACCACGGTGTTTATCGATCCTGCCCCGGGGGAGGCTCTTGGATCCAATTCCGGAGATGTCTTTTTGCACACCCGGACCCGGGGACCGGTGCGTTCGGTCCTGGCCTTTGAAAATCTGAACCCGGAGACCCTGCCAAGGGAAGAACAGGATGTGCTTCATCTTGCATTGGAAACAGCGCACAGCGTGATGGAAAAAAAGATTCTTTCGATCACGACCCAGGAACTGTCTGTTATCGATGAGACCACCAGGGGCTACTCCATGATGTTTTTCAAGGAGGTCCTGGGCAGAGAACTGGCCAATGCGCGAAGAAATCACTTTCCCGTCACCCTGTTCACCCTCTTTATATCCAATTTTGGGGACCTGATTGCCGGGCTGAGCCCCGAAGACCGGCCGGGACTTCTGGAAAGCATCCATGGCGCCATCCTTCAATCCATGAGAAAGTCCGATATCATCGCCCGCCTCAGCCAGGCCGATTTTGTCTTTCTCCTGACCTACACCTCCCGGGAAAATGCCGCTATCCCGGCTGCCAGGGTCAAGGCCAAGATCGTTGAGGATGTGGCGGAAGTCTGCCCGGGCCTTGGACCGCTGGTCATTTCCATGGGGGTCAGTGAATTCGATCCGGACCGGCACCCGACCCCGGAGGCGTTCCTCAATGAGGGCATGCCGGGAAAATCCCCCGCACTTAACGGGGATCCCTCCTTGAGCGAGCGAAATCCTGCAGGAGAGATCGGATGA
- the cobO gene encoding cob(I)yrinic acid a,c-diamide adenosyltransferase: MKGYVQVYTGNGKGKTTAAFGLVLRAVGAGLRVFIGQFVKHSKYSEIKAVEKLGDAVTLRQYGRGDFLNRKPDDADMRAAREGLKEIREIMLSGRYDIIILDEANIATYYQLFSVEELLDFIEAKPDHVELVLTGREADPRVIAAADLVTEMVEVKHYYRQGVEARVGIEK; the protein is encoded by the coding sequence ATGAAAGGATACGTTCAAGTCTATACAGGCAACGGCAAGGGAAAGACCACGGCGGCCTTCGGGCTGGTCCTGCGCGCGGTAGGGGCGGGACTCAGGGTCTTCATCGGTCAGTTTGTGAAACACTCGAAGTACAGCGAAATCAAGGCCGTGGAGAAATTGGGGGATGCCGTCACGCTGAGGCAGTACGGACGGGGAGATTTTCTCAACAGAAAACCCGATGACGCGGATATGCGAGCGGCACGGGAAGGGTTGAAAGAGATCCGGGAGATCATGTTAAGCGGCCGGTACGATATCATCATCCTGGACGAGGCCAATATCGCCACCTATTACCAGCTCTTTTCCGTGGAAGAGTTGCTGGACTTCATAGAGGCAAAGCCCGACCATGTGGAACTCGTGTTGACCGGCAGGGAGGCCGATCCCCGGGTCATAGCGGCGGCCGACTTGGTAACGGAGATGGTGGAAGTAAAACATTACTACCGGCAGGGCGTTGAGGCAAGGGTCGGCATCGAGAAATGA
- a CDS encoding TonB-dependent receptor, translating to MKRAFLVISSLMTLTVFPAFCMAENGQKSDVPMETLEEVVVSATKTPEKRKDVPNAVIIIDELQIEESPAKTLGELLANEPGIDWRTYGDYGGAAGQIHIRGMAGNATQVRVNGVTVNSPSLGPADVSKIPLNSIERIEVVKGSGSVLYGSGAMAGTINIITKRPKREETDLKASAGYGSQGSYGIAAEQGMFALGDFGYYVTANRYKTDGFRSNSEISHNDASINLVLDKGDLLDVSLYGDYIYRDFGRPGVQPPAGTSSFFLNGTELYNSESASLLDRGRDNDAHAVLNIHSRPADWVDLKFRGDYTYMGSYDYTRYISWGTAGGARTWVTNKVLGLEGDVNLRPFSGANLLMGVEYKHYDWENKNTGLDAFGADTPGSTANTDATLHTTGTYMEGQYRPSQYVKGLASIRHEDHSVFGTEDLPRFGLIVNPLQNTALKFNYGKHFLAPTPNDLYWPADPYTSGNPDLKPEIGWHLDAGIEQALFENKVFLSLTYFNWDLKDKILWGPDSNWVWKPQNLDKAKAQGWEVGVRMGPFYDLTLALDYTYTDAEEENPYVTRRATYTPKDLFRGDLTYWAPFGLTATAIVRYVGDRVYYGSDETRTDPSNVLDSYVTMDLRLEQRIYDHWLLSLQGNNLFNTSYDTYFGSFTDQMSGQTSTAAFPGAGRSVFFQVVYEF from the coding sequence ATGAAAAGAGCGTTTTTAGTGATTTCAAGTCTGATGACCTTGACGGTGTTCCCTGCATTCTGCATGGCCGAGAACGGTCAAAAAAGCGATGTACCGATGGAAACGCTTGAAGAAGTTGTGGTTTCAGCCACAAAGACCCCGGAGAAGCGGAAAGATGTTCCGAACGCGGTGATCATCATAGACGAATTGCAGATCGAGGAGTCTCCGGCAAAGACCCTTGGCGAACTCCTGGCCAACGAGCCGGGCATTGACTGGCGGACCTATGGAGATTATGGGGGAGCTGCCGGACAAATTCACATAAGGGGCATGGCGGGCAACGCTACGCAGGTCCGCGTCAACGGCGTCACCGTCAATTCCCCTTCTCTCGGCCCTGCGGATGTAAGCAAGATCCCGCTGAACAGCATTGAACGGATCGAGGTGGTCAAGGGTTCGGGATCGGTTCTGTATGGCTCAGGCGCCATGGCCGGGACCATTAACATCATCACCAAACGACCCAAGCGGGAAGAAACAGACCTCAAGGCCAGCGCCGGCTACGGTTCCCAGGGCAGCTATGGGATTGCCGCGGAGCAGGGGATGTTTGCGCTGGGCGATTTCGGATACTACGTGACGGCCAACCGGTATAAGACCGATGGATTTCGTTCCAACAGCGAAATAAGCCACAACGATGCATCCATCAATCTGGTATTGGACAAAGGGGACCTCCTGGATGTCAGTCTCTACGGCGACTATATATATCGGGATTTCGGCCGGCCGGGCGTTCAGCCGCCCGCCGGGACATCGAGTTTTTTTCTTAACGGGACGGAGCTGTACAACAGCGAGTCTGCAAGCCTGTTGGACAGGGGGAGGGACAACGATGCCCATGCGGTACTCAATATCCACAGCCGCCCGGCGGACTGGGTGGATCTCAAGTTCCGGGGAGATTACACCTATATGGGATCCTATGACTATACCCGGTATATCTCCTGGGGCACGGCGGGAGGCGCCAGGACCTGGGTGACCAACAAGGTCTTGGGGCTTGAGGGTGATGTGAACCTGAGGCCCTTTTCAGGCGCCAATCTCCTTATGGGGGTGGAATACAAGCACTATGACTGGGAGAACAAGAACACCGGCCTGGATGCTTTCGGCGCCGATACGCCGGGCTCCACGGCAAATACCGACGCCACCCTGCACACGACAGGGACCTATATGGAAGGGCAATACCGGCCCAGTCAATATGTCAAGGGGTTGGCAAGCATACGGCATGAGGATCACTCGGTCTTTGGAACAGAAGACCTTCCCCGTTTCGGCCTGATCGTGAACCCGCTCCAGAACACGGCCCTCAAATTCAATTACGGGAAGCACTTTCTGGCGCCCACGCCCAACGATCTTTACTGGCCGGCGGATCCTTATACCAGCGGGAATCCCGATCTTAAGCCCGAAATAGGCTGGCATCTGGATGCGGGGATTGAACAGGCGCTCTTTGAGAACAAGGTATTTCTGTCCCTGACCTATTTCAACTGGGACCTCAAAGACAAGATCCTCTGGGGGCCCGACAGCAATTGGGTCTGGAAACCGCAGAACCTGGATAAGGCCAAGGCCCAGGGGTGGGAAGTGGGCGTAAGGATGGGTCCCTTCTACGACCTGACCCTTGCACTGGATTATACCTATACGGACGCTGAAGAGGAAAACCCATATGTGACCCGTCGCGCCACCTACACCCCGAAGGACCTGTTCCGTGGGGATCTCACCTATTGGGCGCCTTTCGGGCTGACCGCCACGGCGATCGTCCGGTACGTGGGGGACCGGGTATATTATGGTTCGGACGAGACCCGGACCGATCCTTCCAATGTCCTTGATTCCTATGTTACCATGGACCTGAGACTTGAGCAGCGCATTTATGACCACTGGCTTCTGTCTTTACAGGGAAACAACCTGTTCAACACCTCATATGATACCTATTTCGGATCCTTTACCGACCAGATGAGCGGACAAACCAGTACGGCGGCCTTTCCAGGGGCCGGGCGGTCCGTGTTTTTTCAGGTTGTGTACGAGTTTTGA
- a CDS encoding type II toxin-antitoxin system RelE/ParE family toxin, producing the protein MIQKFKHRGLKRLFESGITSGVDPQQVARIRKILALLETAETLEDMDLPGLGLHPLKGNGKGAWAVKVSGNRRITFKIQSGDAFDVNYEDYH; encoded by the coding sequence ATGATTCAGAAATTCAAACATCGAGGGCTCAAACGATTATTCGAATCCGGCATCACCAGTGGTGTTGATCCTCAACAGGTAGCGCGAATCAGGAAGATTCTCGCGCTCCTTGAAACGGCTGAGACGCTTGAAGATATGGATTTGCCAGGCCTGGGTCTCCACCCGCTCAAGGGAAATGGTAAAGGCGCTTGGGCGGTCAAGGTCAGTGGGAACCGGCGAATTACATTCAAGATTCAAAGCGGTGATGCATTTGATGTAAATTATGAAGATTATCATTAG
- a CDS encoding HigA family addiction module antidote protein, protein MAMHNPPHPGEIIRDFCVEPLRINVTEAARALGVTRKTFSALLNGRAGISPEMALRLSRVFGRSPEGWLKLQLQYDLWKTEQSIDIGNLKRIATA, encoded by the coding sequence ATGGCTATGCATAATCCGCCTCACCCTGGCGAAATTATTAGAGACTTTTGCGTTGAGCCACTACGTATCAATGTCACCGAAGCGGCAAGGGCGCTTGGCGTTACAAGAAAGACATTTTCGGCACTGTTAAATGGGAGAGCGGGAATTAGCCCTGAAATGGCATTGAGATTGTCAAGGGTCTTTGGCCGGTCACCTGAAGGTTGGCTCAAGCTTCAGCTCCAATACGATCTCTGGAAAACAGAGCAGTCCATTGATATTGGCAATTTAAAGCGTATTGCAACCGCTTGA